ttggactttcatttttttggattcCCGTCCAAATGGGTCGGAACAGTTCAGAGTCCAACTGTCAGAggataaaaataaaatcattgaTTTAATGAAAGTCATTGATAGtcattcatttcttcttgACCGCCTTTGTTTAACTTCATAAACCAGTTTATGGATGAACTTTTAATCATGTCAAATCCAAAATTTTCGACGAACGAATGCGTGTGTTACTATAAATCAAAGTAACAAGGAGGAGGAATCGCCGCCTTTTTAAGAAACATTAAGAAACGTGAAAGGGAGCAAATTTGGGCTCAAGTTCATTCACAAATTTGTGCCTCTTTTTAGGCATCATGGATGATATATTGATTATTAAAGGCAAAAAGCGTTGGAATCACAAAAAGAGAATGAGGCTTATCcgtcaattttcatggaactAAATATCAATGGCCggttgttgatttttttttatcttttttaacattttttcagtCTCCTTGGCCGAAATGAATGATCGTTTGGAATTCGATGAGGGTTCCGGAATAATGGAAACGATGTTAAATGTGGAAGAATGTCCCGgaaatggcttgaaatttTTTACCATTTCCCTGCCGAATCCAAGTGGATGTTATATTTTCCAGACCACTGGATTCAACAATGGCGGATATGCGAATAATTCAGGATCTGTTTTTCCTTCCTACCTTTGCTCTTACACCATTCAGGTactttgttcttgtttcaaagtttttgcttgCACACATAGCTTTTAAGGATGGTTCTTTGATTTGAGAGTGTAGGATAATGTTTAAATAGAAATTGGGCCCACgatgaaaatgattatttgTGATGggtttgttgtcaaatttcccCGTAGATTTTTGTTGTTAGGCCACTTTGACgagctcttcaaattggaaaccccaattcaaaccaattcaTTCTGAAGGTGTATGCAATTGCATTCCCTTAGTACTTTTACGCTCGTTTATTCATTGTCTTTCTCTTTCGCTTCCAATTTAATTATCTCATTTCAGTTTGTGGTTAATGTAAATGGAACGGTGACCGTTAAAGAAAAGGATTTTCAGTTCCAAGGACCGAACAGTGGTGGAAATTGCGTGGATTTTGTATACATTTTGGGTGTCAACGATGAACAAAACGACAATAGTGACTCCGATGACCGAGAGTTGGATGATGATGCCCTTGAATATTGTGGCACGATTACAGGAGACAAGATCCGCGCTTTCTCTAGCACTCaacttttcattcaattagTCGCTGACAACACAGAGAACGGCAACGGAGCCGAGATAGTTATTTGTATTGATTAAAAGAGTTGGGGGGGGTCAAAAACCCAATTCTATGTTTTTACCGCTTTATGAACTATGAAGTGATTATTGTGgttcatttgctttttttttattttgaccgACTTCATGGTTTCGAAAATACATTCAATAAATCCTTTGCAAGGTCCTGTTTCGTGTTCATGTGAGCGAGCTTTGTGTAAAAATAAAGAACAGagaatcatttcaagaacacaattcttgcctttttggtccCTTGGTCTTGTTCAAAACTAAGGATGGCGATGGAGTTGGAGTTCGTGTTAAAAGGCTCATGGAAAGAATGAAACATGCACACACAATGGGCGAGATTCTTTTACTCGAAAGCCCGTGACTGACTCTGATAATTACTCCAGAATTgaaattaagtacaattagGAGAacttgggtttgaaatgttacCAATTGTAAATTGCAgctacttttttcttcaaactttgTGCAGTTAACAATGACTTTTCAATTGTAATCATTCGTTTACCTTGACCTATcacgttttcttttcctctgaAATGCTAAAtgtcatttgccaaaaattacagacattgttttgaattttgtctgATTTTCAAAGGGTTGACAGTTTCAATGTCTGAATGATTCTCTTGGTAAGAAAATTGTCTGTTTTCATCCTTTTTAGACAATGCCTTGCTGAggatttgtcattttgagtGCGAAATTAATTCTCGAAAAAAGCCATCACTAACTAGAGAAAAAATGAGCTAAAACAACATTCGATACAAAACTGCTGAAAGGTTGACCGTTCAAAAGGATGGATCCACCAATGATTCTGGCATTTTGGAATCACAACAAACGCCTTGAATGTGACTAGATTTGAAGCATCGCCGTCAAGTGCAATTAATAAACAAACTTTTTGCCGAAAATAAGATTTACCAACGTCATCAATCCCAAATGCACCAACATCAATAAGCAAGGAAGGTTCGATTTTTACTTTGAGTCAGtttcaatcttttcaaaacagttgtGATTAAAGTCAGCCAAAATACAATGGCATGAAAACAACTCGCTTAAAGCCCTTAAATAAGCATAAAACAGGTCCAAATATGCATTCAAACCCCACAATACACACTTCAGAAAGTTAACAACCCCGAAGATGtcaattcacggtgggcagTCTCCACTATAAAGGGTGGGCATCACCCACAAAACAAGGAGGGCATCAcccacaattcacggtggacaTCATCAACAATGCAGAAAGGACATCATCCAATCTCATCACATGTGCTAGGTAGACATCATgcacaattcacggtggacaTCAACAAATACAaggtggacatcatccacaaCACAGAGTGGACATACTCCACAATAtagggtgggcatcatccacaaatACAGAAAGGACAatatccacaatacagggtggacaTACTCCACAATAgagggtgggcatcatccacaattcacggtggacaTCATCCCACAATACAGAAAGGACAatatccacaatacagggtggacatactccacaatacagggtggcaTCATCCACCAATTCACGGTGGACAATCATCAACAATGCAGAAAGGACAATaccacaatacagggtggacaTACtcacaatacagggtgggcaatcagccacaattcacggtggacatcatccacaTTACAGAAAGGACAatatccacaatacagggtggacaTACTCCACAATAAGGGTGCATactccacaatacagggtgggcatcatccacaattcacggtggacaTCATCAACAATGCAGAAAggacatcatccacaatcGGGTAACATCATCCAATCACGGTGACATCATCACAATACAAGGTGGACATCATCCAACAACGAGTGACATACTCCACAATAaggggcatcatccacaatacagaAAGACAatatccacaatacagggtggacatactccacaatacagggtgggcatcatccacaattcacggtggacatcatccacaaaTACAGAAAGGACAATATCCACAACAAAGTGGACATactccacaatacagggtgggcatcatccacaattcacggtggacatcatccacaatacagaAAGGACAatatccacaatacagggtggacatactccacaatacagggtggcatcatccacaattcacggtggacaTCATCAACAATGCAGAAAGGACAATCATCCACAATAGAGGGTGGACATACTCCACAATACAAGgtggcatcatccacaattcacggtggcACATCAATCCACAATACAGAAGGACAatatccacaatacagggtggacaTACtcacaatacagggtgggcatcatccacaattcacggtggacaTCATCAACAATGCAGAAAGGACATCATCCACACTCGCGGTAGACATCATGCACAATTCCACGGTGGACATCATCAACAATACAaggtggacatcatccacaaCACAGAGTGGACATACTCCCACAATAtagggtgggcatcatccacaacaaagaaagacaatatccacaatacagggtggacatactccacaatacagggtggggcatcatccacaattcagggtggacatcatcaacaataacAGAAAGGACAatatccacaatacagggtggacaTACTCCACAAtaacagggtgggcatcatccacaattcacggtggacatcatccacaCAATACAGAAAGGACAATATcccacaatacagggtggacatactccacaatacagggtgggcatcatccacaattcacggtggacaTCATCAACAATGCAGAAAGGACATCAATCCAACACAATCGCGGTAGACATCATGCACCCAATTCACGGTGGACATCATCAACAATACAaggtggacatcatccacaaCACAGAGTGGACATACTCCACAATATAGGGTGGGCATCAATCCACAATAACAGAAAGGACAATATCCAAATAACAGGGTGGACATactccacaatacagggtgggcatcatccacaattcacggtggacaTCATCAACATACAGAAAGGACAATATCCACAACACAGGGTGAACATactccacaatacagggtgggccatcatccacaattcacggtggacatcatccacaatacagaAAGGACAATATCCACAATACAGGTGGACATACTCaacaatacagggtgggcatcatccacaattcacggtggacatcatccacaatacagaAAGGACAatatccacaatacagggtggacaatactccacaatacagggtgggcatcatccacaattcacggtggacatcatccaAAATACAGAAAGGACAatatccacaatacagggtgggaCATAACTCCACATAACAGGGTGGGcaatcatccacaattcacggtggacaTCATCAACAATGCCAGAAGGACATCATCCACAGATCGGCGGTAGACAATCATGCACAATTCAACGGTGGACATCATCAACAATACAAgtggacatcatccacaaCACAGAGTTGACATACTCCACAATAtagggtgggcatcatccacataAGAAAAGgacaatatcaaaatacaGGGTCATACCAATCGGGTGGCATCatcacaattcacggtggacaTCTCAACAATACAGAAAGGACAatatccacaatacagggtggacatactccacaatacagggtgggcaatcatccacaattcacggtggacatcatccacaatacagaAAGGACAatatccacaatacagggtggaatactccacaatacagggtgggcatcatccacaattcacggtggacaTCATCAACAATGCAGAAAGGACATCATCCACATTCGCGGTAGACATCATgcacaattcacggtggacaTCTCAACAATACAaggtggacatcatccacaaCAACAGAGTGGACATACTCCACATATAggggtgggcatcatccacaatacagaAGGACAATATCCCAAAATACAGGGTGGACATactccacaatacagggtgggcatcatccacaattcacagGTGGACATATCAACAACGAAGGACAatatccacaatacagggtgaaaatactccacaatacagggtgggcatcatcacaattcacggtggaaacatcatccacaatacagaAAGGACAatatccacaatacagggtggacatctccacaatacagggtggccatcatccacaattcacggtgagcatcatccacaataaCAGAAAGAACAatatccacaatacagggtggacaTTACTCCACAATTAcaaggtgggcatcatccacaattcacggtggacatcatccacaatacagaAAGGACAATATCCACAACACAGTGGCCATACTCCACAAttacagggtgggcatcatccacaattcacgggTGGATCATCAATCCCACAATACAGAAGGGACaatcatccacaatacaggggTGGACATACCCACAGTAcaggtgggcatcatccacattCAACGGTGATCATTCAATCAATACAGGGGACATCATCCACAACACA
This Tigriopus californicus strain San Diego chromosome 12, Tcal_SD_v2.1, whole genome shotgun sequence DNA region includes the following protein-coding sequences:
- the LOC131891400 gene encoding uncharacterized protein LOC131891400, which produces MNDRLEFDEGSGIMETMLNVEECPGNGLKFFTISLPNPSGCYIFQTTGFNNGGYANNSGSVFPSYLCSYTIQFVVNVNGTVTVKEKDFQFQGPNSGGNCVDFVYILGVNDEQNDNSDSDDRELDDDALEYCGTITGDKIRAFSSTQLFIQLVADNTENGNGAEIVICID